In Candidatus Rokuibacteriota bacterium, the genomic stretch TGAACCGCGGCCGGCAACGTCATCTGGAATCCACCTCCGCCCCAAATTATACCGCGCGAGACAGGACGATCACGGCGTTACGTGACATCCTACTGCCACTTCCGCTTCCATCGAAGGCGGCTCATCGCCCCTCCCTCACGCGTCAGGCCACCCGCCGAGACAGCCTCCGCGGACGGAGCGCTCGATGTGAGAGGACTCTATGCCGAGGCTTCGAGCGATGTCAATGCGCTGCGTCTGGCTCCGAGAGGCCCCTTGACACGGACCGCCCTCAGACCTATGCTTACCGGCACCGGTGGCCGGCATCGTCCAGACCCGAGCGGGTGACTGGCCCGCAGAGGCGTCCGAGACAACACGTGAGATTCAGCCGTGTGCCGTTGGTCTTAGCGAGCTCAGCCCGCCCCGTGCCCCGTAGCCCTCCTGACCGCTGGCGCCGCGCGCGCATGTCCTGAATTATCCGACTCGAAGGGAGGATCACGCGCATGAAGATCAAGCGATGGAAGCTCACATGCTGCTGCGGCCACGGTTGGGGTGAGCCGACCGGGCGCAGGGAATTCCTGAAGACGGCCGCAAAGGGGACCGCGGCGCTCGCAGCGCTGGCTGGCGTCGCTCCCGCAGACGCCCAGGTGCGGGTCTTTCCCCCGCCCCCGCCGCTGAAGAGCCCGATCGAAGGAATGATCGACTTACACGTCCACTCCTCCCCTGACGTCTTCGGCCGGGCCATTGACGACTTTGAGGTGGCGCGGAAAGCCATCGAAGCCAGGATGGGGGCCCTCGTGCTCAAGAATCACGTGATGGAGACGGGCGCCCGCGCGTTCCTCGCGCGGAAGCATCTGGTCCGGCGGCACGAAGAACGGGTTCAGCTGAAGTCTGCCCCCCATGATCACCATCGGATGCGTCGGGAAGATGTCCATGACGATGTCGGCACCGAACCGGGCCAAGTCGTAGGTTCAACAAACGGCATCGTCGTATTTGGGCAGCACGTAGTTTAACCGGGTCTCATACTCTACGATCTCACCCACGCCGGGGCGGTCTTCCAGGGCCCACTCCATGTTAGCGACGAGGCGGGTGAGCCGGTAGCCCTGCGTCTTGCCGCGGGTCAGCACCTCTTCAATCAGGGCGAGCATCCGGTCCTGGTTGAAATATCCATCGCGCAGGTAAGCCTCCTCCCAGGCGCGGATCTCTAACTGCCCGTTGCGTTCGGCCGTGGCGACGTCGATGCCGGTGTTCCGGGCGGTGCCCGCATTCAACGATGTGATAGGCCTTGTCGCCGTGGCCGAAGCCTTCCTTGATGAAGGGCAAGAGAACGTTGTATTCCTCTTCCTTGGTGTGGAAGAAGGCGCACACATGGCGGGAGCGGTCAAGAACCGAGCCAGCCAAGTGTACTCGTCGCGTTTCGTCGCTCGCCATGATTCCTCCAATCGGCTTGCTCACGCAAAGCAGAGGAAGAAACTCCTTCCGATCCGGCTGTTGAGACTGAGCCACTGCTGGGCATCCACGATGCTGACCCTCGAGAAACCCTCCGCCGACAGAGCGGTCGTGACCTCCTCGGCTGAGTAACATCGCTGCTCCAAGCTGAAGTCGGAACGGCTCCACCCTGACTCCCGTCGAAAAATGGTCGCAGCGAATTCACCTCTCTTCTCGTATTCGTCAAAATGGAAGCGAAACACACTAACATGATCGTCTTCGACGATTCCGAACGAACCACGCCAGCGCTCCCGAAAGCCTGCCTCCATGTTCAAGTCGAACACGAAGGGGGCCCCCTCCTGAAGCGCCGCATGGACTGAGCGAAAGACTTCGCGCAGACGGTCGAGATGCATGAAGTGATTCAAGCTGTCGTAGACACACACTGCAGCGTCAAAGGGTCGGTGAACAGAGAAGGCACGTGCGTCGGCAACGATGAACTCGCACCCAGGGGCATTCTCCCGAGCGAACCGAATCATCTCGGGCGATCCATCGATTCCTGTGATCTCGTATCCCAGCGCCTGAAGCGCTCGATCCAATTGGCCAGTCCCACAACAAAGATCGAGAATTCGACGCGGCGGGGGGAAGTCATGAAGGACAAGCTCATTCAGAGGGCCCAGTACCTGCTCTGCGTACCGACCGAAGTGCCGGTTGTAGACCCAGGCGAATTGGTCGTAGCTCGCGCTATCGGCCAATGTCATTGCTTCTCACGTGTCTCGTTTTCGGCAGCCTACCGTCGTGCATCACCTGCGGGCCGCGTGGCGCGGCCCGCGCACCGTTCTTGCACGCGCCCTGACACGCGAGACCGACAGGTGCATGCGCAGGTTAGCCACCACATCCTATTCCTCAATCGCACCACCCACTCGCTTCAGATGCATTCGCAACGTATACGACGGATCATGGATTCGTGCCTCAAGGTACTCGGAGAAGCTCAGCTGTGCTCGAAGGGACGTACCGGATCGAATCGCTTGCGCCTGAGCACTCTCGGTCGACCGGATGCTTTCCGCCGTCGCGAAAATCTTGGCTGCCTGTGCCAATGGCGCAAACACTACCCCATCCTCGTCACCGACGACAAAGTAAGAGGTATCCGCCCGAAACCCACCGCAGGAGGCTGACGTGAGGGCCTCGGAAGGTCGGGCATCCAGCCGCTGCGGACCCGAGGGACAACTGCCGCAGCTGAACACGGGAAACGCGATTGCGGCCAGTTCGGCCGTATCCCGGTGTACGCCCCACACGACGATTCCACCGAGGCCCGCATGTTGTGCCTCAAGGACTGTCAGATCACCTATGCAAGCCTCGTCAAGCCGCCCCCCGTTGTCGATAACAAGGATGTCACCTGCCTCGGCATTCTCGAGGGCCTCGAGGAAAACATCTACACTCCCATAATGCCGCGCCGGCAGCACTCTCCCCGCGATCCTCATCGTGGAACGGAGCGGTCTGATGCCAGGATTCGGCACGTCGTAGCGGACCCCCAGCCTCAGACAGGCGTCGCATATCAGCGGCGTCGAGGAGCGGGAGAACAATTGGTTTAGGTCAGTGCTCTTCATTCGGTCCTCCGGAGCACGGGCTCTTGGTTGTGGAGGTGTCGCTAACGGTCATGGTGAGCGGCCGGCCGCTCTCGGCCGGTCCGCTCTACCATGTTGTTCGGTGCTCAGTGTGCTACAGGAAGACCTCGGTCGAGGTCCGGCCAGGAACCCTGCGTCATGCGGGCCTCCTCAAGCACCAAAAATGTAGCGCGTTCCCGTGTAGGACATGATGAACCGGTCCCGCAGATCGCGCTGCATGGCGCGGATGAAGTTGGCGCCGCTGCAGTGCATAGGAATGACGTGGTCGACATCGAGTTCCTTGAGCGCCTGGATCGTCTGGGCGATGTAGGGCTCGGGCGCCGGGGAGAGATGGAAGCCGCCGATGGCCGCATGGACCTTCTGAACGCCCGCGGCCATCTGCGCCTGACGGATCGAGTTGATCAGCCCGGCATGGCCGCAAGAGGAGATCACGACGAGTCCACGGTCTTTGACATTGAAGCACGTTGCATGCTCGCCCCAGTGGTTGTCGAACACGAGCTTGCCCTCGCGCTCCTCCTTCGTAAAGTGCGAGGGATCGCAGCCGGCACCGTCGCGCGTGCCGACCTCGACCCGAGTGTTCGGGATCACCTTTTCGAACGACGTACGGGCGATCGCACCCGTGGTGAAGCCATGCCCTGCGATGACAGCGGGTTTGTCGGCGAGCACGACGCGCACGTTGGCGGCAGCGAGGTCGCGACGGTCAACGACGCCAAAGCTTTGCGGTTGGCCGCCCGGGGGAACCACCCACCGGTAACAGAACGTGTTCTCGCCACCTACGTAGAGCGGCAGCTCGCCTCGCATCTTTCCTCGGTCGCGCTTGAGGAAGGGAACGAGACCGCCGAAGTGATCGAAGTGACCGTGACTCACGATCAGCGCGTCGATCGCCGCGGGGTCGATCTTCAGGAGTTCGAGGTTGTTGAAGAGCGCTGCCGGCGTGAATCCGAAGTCCAGGAGTGCCTGACGTGTCTCGCTGCCGCGCTGGGACTCCAGATGCAGCGACAGGCCGAACTCGTTGTGGATGTGCTTGCCGAGGCCAGGGCCGAAGACGACGCCAAAGCGCTGGACATCGACGTTGCCCACCCTGGAGGTACGGACGAGGGCATCCTGGTAACTGTCCACGACCACGCGGACCGCCAGGCGATCGACAATCGGCGGCGCGCTCGTCTGAGCCGCGGCCGGCGCTGGCCCTGAGCGCCGGAGAGGTCCCCCGAGCAAGAGTGTCCCGGCCACGACGGTACCGGCCCGTACGAAGTTTCGTCGCGTCATCGGTATGCTGTATCGCATCGCGTTCCCCTCCTCGTTGTGGACAGCGAACGACTACCGCTGAGCCGTGAACGCCGTCGGCCTCCTTTCTCGGCCTTGTGCACCGAACTATGAGTAGGTTGACCAGCATCTCGCTGCTGAACTTCTAACGGCTGCGGGAATTCTTTCCGGTTTTCAAGGACTTGTCAAGGTTCGGGAACTCGCCGTTGCCGACAAACGCTGGTCAGCATAATCCCATTATGGCTGCAGCGAACTGAGCGCAGGGGGCAGCGGGAAGCGCCCGTCCCTCAGGCCGCCGCGAAGAGCCGCCGCACCCGGGCGAACACCTCCACGAGCCCACCGGGGAGCAGGAGCACGATCGCGATGAACAGGGCGCCGAAGATCAAGAGGTGCACCTCCACCCACCGGATCCCAGGGACTCTTTGACGAAAACGTAGAAGAGCGCCCCCAGCACCGGGCCGTGCAGGGTCCCGACCCCCCCCGATGAACGTGATCAGGAGCGCGTCGAACGTCCGCTGGGGGCCGAAGGCGTGCTGGGGGTAGTAGCTGACGTGGTAGTAGGCGAAGGCCCCGCCCGCTGCGTGCCGCGGGCTAACGGCCTGTTTGGTCTAAATCAAGCGCTCTTGGCTCGAACAACGAGTTCGACGTCACAGTCGAGAACGTGAAGCCGCAACAATAGCTGGTCCATGGACTTGCGGTAGTTCGTCTGATCCAGAAGCCGGTAAAACTGGGTAGCGGAAGTACCCAGCCGCCGAATGATCTCCCGCTTGGACAACTGGCTCGCATCGACGCGCTTTTGAGCCTCGATGGTCAGCCGGTAGAGCAAGAGAGCCCGAAAGTAGGCTGGATCCTGGTTATACTCGAGAACCTGCTCGATATGAACCGTTCCCTCCCGGCCGGACTTGAGAACATAGGTAAACCCTTCGCGGGCGAGTTCCTTATCTACGAACACCCGCACAATTGGATCGTCGGCCGTCGGCCGCGGGTCGACCCTGGCGAAGGGAAACACAAGGCGCTTTGCTGAGGTCCTGACCTCGAACGCTCTGCGCCGGTTGTTGGGAGCGACGGATCGAATCTTCATAGCTTGCCCTCAGATTCGAGCTCTTCTATGAGTCCGACGAGCTTCTTTGACGCTTTCCCCTTCGTGGGCTTCTTGTTGTCTAAGTCCCATTTCACTATGAGCTTGCGGTTCGGATACACGTGAACGTGCCGCGGGGGATGGTCCGTCTTCCAGCTGATGAAGACGTAGCCACCCGGCGAATCTTCCCCACCCATTAATGTTACCGTGCCGGGGAACACTTGCCAAGCCTCACGCCGCGGCGAAGAGGCGCCGCGCGCGCGTGAACACCTCCACCAGCCCGCCGGGGAGCAGGAGCACGATCGCGATGAACAGGGCGCCGAAGATCAAGAGGTGCACCTCCACCCACCGGATCGCCAGGTACTCCTTGACGAAGACATAGAAGAGCGCCCCCAGCACCGGGCCGTGCAGCGTCCCGACCCCCCCGATGAACGTGATCAGGAGCGCGTCGAACGTCCACTGGGGGCCGAAGGCGTGCTGGGGGTAGTAGCTGATGTGGTAGTAGGCGAAGGCCCCCCCGGCCAGCCCCGCCAGACACGTCGAGAGCGTCAGCGCCAGAAGCTTGTGCGCGAGCGTCCCCACGCCCGAGGCCTCCGCCGCGGCCTCGTCCTCCCGGATCGCGCGCATCCCGAGGCCCACCCGCGATGCCGCGGTCCAAGCCACGGCGCAGACGGCCACGGCGGCGAGGGCCAGCGTCAGATAGAAGCGCCTGGCCAGGCCGTACCCGGCGATCGTCGCCGCCGGGAGCGTGGAGATCTCCGCGAGCGCGTTGCCCACGCTGATCCTGAGGATCTCGGCGAGGGCCAGCGTCCCGATCGCGAAGTAGGCGCCGCGGAGGCGGAACGCCGGGACCCCGATCAGAAGGCCGAAGGCCATGGCCACGCCGGCGCCCGCGCCCATCGCCGCGAGGATCGGCAGCCCCTGGACCCAGAGCGTCCGGGTGACCAGGGCGCCGAGCCCGAAGAAGGCCGCGTGCCCGAGGTTGATCTGGCCGGCGTAGCCCGCGATCAGGTTCCAGCTCTGGGCGAGCGCGACCGAGAGCAGGAAGATCACGAAGAAGTTGAGCACGTCGTCACGCGGCACGAGGAGCGGGACGAAGGCGACGCCCGCGAAGGCCGCGAGGATGACGATCGCCCAGCGGATCTCCGACGCGCCCGGCCGGCTCATCGGGTGAAGAGCCCCTGGGGCCGCGCCATCAGGACACCCAGGAAGATGACGAGCCCGACGACTTCGCGGTAGGGTCCTCCGACGGCCGCAGCGCTCACCGCCTCCGCCACGCCCAGGAAGAGGCCGCCGAAGAACGTCCCGAGGATCGACCCCATCCCGGCGAGGACGACGACGATCAACGCCTTGAGCGTCCACTCGAGCCCGATGGAGGGGTTGATCGAGTAGCCCACGCTCACCAGACTCCCCGCCGCGCCCGCGAGCCCGGTCCCGATCGCGAAGGCGAGGAGGTAAGCGCGGCGCACGTTGATGCCCATCAGCGACGCCGCCTCCCAGTCCTCGGCGGTGGCCCGGATCGCCTGGCCCCAGCGCGCGCGCCGGAGAAAGAGGTGGAGAGCCAGGATGACGGCGAAGGCGAGCCCCAGGTTCGCGAGCCTCACGAGCGGGACCGCGAGGCCCCAGAGCGTCAGCACCTCGCCCGCGTAGTCAGTGGTGATCGAGCGCTCGTCCGCCGTCCAGAGCCGCACCGCCAGCGCGTGGAGCGCCAGGGCGAGGCCGAACCCGATCAGGAGTGAGTTCTTGATCCGCTCCTCCTCATGGGCCCGCACGACGAAGCCGAAGAGCGCGGCGTAGAGGCAGAGGCCCAGGACAAAGAGCGCCAGCACCACCCCGGGGAGCGATGCGAACGGATCCGCCCCGAGGAGGGTGAAGAGCCAGAAGCTCGCGTAGCCGCCGAGCATGAGGAGCTCGCCGTGGGCGACGTTCAGGACCTTGAGGACGCCGAAGATCAGCGACAGCCCCACGGCGGCGAGGCCGTACAGGCCACCGATCAGGACGCCCAGCAGGATCTGCTGAGCGAGGAGGCTCACCGCGAAACCGCGAGCGGGCCCAGGTAGGCCTGGCGGACGTGCGGGTCCTGGAGGAGGTCACGCCCGCTCCCCGCGCCGGTGACCCGGCCCGTCTCGAGCACGTACCCGCGATCGGCGAGGGCGAGGGCGGCGTGGACGTTCTGCTCGACCAGGAAAACCCCGACACCCTCGCGGTGAACCTCGCGGAGGACGGCGAGGATCGCCTCCACCGCGCGCGGGGCGAGGCCGAGCGAAGGCTCGTCGAGGAGCAGAAGGCGGGGACGGGACATCAGCGCGCGACCGATCGCCACCATCTGCTGCTCGCCGCCCGAGAGCGAGCCCGCGAGCTGGTGCCGGCGCTCGGCGAGCCGGGGGAAGATCACGAAGACGCGCTCGAGGGCCTCGCGCCTGAACGGGAGCGCGCGAGGCGCGAAGGCCCCCAGGCGCAGGTTCTCCTCCACGGTCATCCGGGCGAAGAGCCGGCGCCCCTCCGGGACGAGGGCGATCCCGGCCTCGACGATCCGGTGGGCGGGGGCCTGGTGAATCGGCCTCCCTTCCCAGGTCACGCTCCCGCGGCGGAGCGGGAGCAGCCCGGCGATCGTCCGGAGGAGCGTAGTCTTGCCGGCACCGTTGGGGCCGACCAGGGCGACGATCTCGCCAGCCGCGACGGCGAAGCTGACGCCGAAAAGGACCTGCACGTCGCCGTAGCCGGCGTGGACGTCGCGGGCCTCAAGCAAGGGCGGCGCGCCCCAGGTAGACGTCGATGACGGTCGGGTCCCGCGCGACCGCCGCCGGAACCCCCTCGGCGATCTTCTCGCCCGCGCTTAGCACGACGATCCGGTGGCAGAGGTCGAGGAGCGCCCAGACGATGTGCTCGACCACGACCAGCGTGATCCCCTCGGCCTGGAGCGCGCGGATGAGCGCGAGCGCCTCGGCGACCTCGGTGGGCGTGAGGCCCGCCATGAACTCGTCCATCAGGAGGACGCGCGGCGCCGTCGCGAGGGCGCGCGCCAGCTCGAGCCGCTTCCGCTCAACCAGGGTGAGCTGGGCCGCGGGGAGGTGGCCCTTGCCGCGGAGGCCGACGGTCCCGAGGAGGCGCTCCGCCTCCCCGCGGGCGCGGGCCAGCGGTAGGCGCTTCCGCCCGTAGAGTTGCCCCACCAGAACGTTCTCGAGGGCGGTGAGGCCTGGGAACGGGTGGACCAGCTGGAAGGTGCGCGCGATGCCTTTCGCGCAGACCCGGTGCGGGGACAGGCCGGCGACTTCCTCGCCGTCGATCCGGACCCGGCCCGCGTCGGGGGTGAGGGCCCCGGTGATCAGGTTGAAGAGGGTGGTCTTCCCCGATCCGTTGGGGCCCATCACCCCGACGATCTCACCTGCCTCGACCGCGAAGCTGACCTCGCGGACCGCCGCGACCCCTCCGAACGACCTGGAGAGGCCCTCCACCTCCAGGAGCGGCATTCGGGGCTATCGTTTCGCGAACGG encodes the following:
- a CDS encoding RraA family protein, whose product is MKSTDLNQLFSRSSTPLICDACLRLGVRYDVPNPGIRPLRSTMRIAGRVLPARHYGSVDVFLEALENAEAGDILVIDNGGRLDEACIGDLTVLEAQHAGLGGIVVWGVHRDTAELAAIAFPVFSCGSCPSGPQRLDARPSEALTSASCGGFRADTSYFVVGDEDGVVFAPLAQAAKIFATAESIRSTESAQAQAIRSGTSLRAQLSFSEYLEARIHDPSYTLRMHLKRVGGAIEE
- a CDS encoding branched-chain amino acid ABC transporter permease, which gives rise to MSLLAQQILLGVLIGGLYGLAAVGLSLIFGVLKVLNVAHGELLMLGGYASFWLFTLLGADPFASLPGVVLALFVLGLCLYAALFGFVVRAHEEERIKNSLLIGFGLALALHALAVRLWTADERSITTDYAGEVLTLWGLAVPLVRLANLGLAFAVILALHLFLRRARWGQAIRATAEDWEAASLMGINVRRAYLLAFAIGTGLAGAAGSLVSVGYSINPSIGLEWTLKALIVVVLAGMGSILGTFFGGLFLGVAEAVSAAAVGGPYREVVGLVIFLGVLMARPQGLFTR
- a CDS encoding ABC transporter ATP-binding protein, with amino-acid sequence MPLLEVEGLSRSFGGVAAVREVSFAVEAGEIVGVMGPNGSGKTTLFNLITGALTPDAGRVRIDGEEVAGLSPHRVCAKGIARTFQLVHPFPGLTALENVLVGQLYGRKRLPLARARGEAERLLGTVGLRGKGHLPAAQLTLVERKRLELARALATAPRVLLMDEFMAGLTPTEVAEALALIRALQAEGITLVVVEHIVWALLDLCHRIVVLSAGEKIAEGVPAAVARDPTVIDVYLGRAALA
- a CDS encoding class I SAM-dependent methyltransferase, with translation MTLADSASYDQFAWVYNRHFGRYAEQVLGPLNELVLHDFPPPRRILDLCCGTGQLDRALQALGYEITGIDGSPEMIRFARENAPGCEFIVADARAFSVHRPFDAAVCVYDSLNHFMHLDRLREVFRSVHAALQEGAPFVFDLNMEAGFRERWRGSFGIVEDDHVSVFRFHFDEYEKRGEFAATIFRRESGWSRSDFSLEQRCYSAEEVTTALSAEGFSRVSIVDAQQWLSLNSRIGRSFFLCFA
- a CDS encoding branched-chain amino acid ABC transporter permease codes for the protein MSRPGASEIRWAIVILAAFAGVAFVPLLVPRDDVLNFFVIFLLSVALAQSWNLIAGYAGQINLGHAAFFGLGALVTRTLWVQGLPILAAMGAGAGVAMAFGLLIGVPAFRLRGAYFAIGTLALAEILRISVGNALAEISTLPAATIAGYGLARRFYLTLALAAVAVCAVAWTAASRVGLGMRAIREDEAAAEASGVGTLAHKLLALTLSTCLAGLAGGAFAYYHISYYPQHAFGPQWTFDALLITFIGGVGTLHGPVLGALFYVFVKEYLAIRWVEVHLLIFGALFIAIVLLLPGGLVEVFTRARRLFAAA
- a CDS encoding ABC transporter ATP-binding protein, which translates into the protein MLEARDVHAGYGDVQVLFGVSFAVAAGEIVALVGPNGAGKTTLLRTIAGLLPLRRGSVTWEGRPIHQAPAHRIVEAGIALVPEGRRLFARMTVEENLRLGAFAPRALPFRREALERVFVIFPRLAERRHQLAGSLSGGEQQMVAIGRALMSRPRLLLLDEPSLGLAPRAVEAILAVLREVHREGVGVFLVEQNVHAALALADRGYVLETGRVTGAGSGRDLLQDPHVRQAYLGPLAVSR
- a CDS encoding MBL fold metallo-hydrolase; the protein is MRYSIPMTRRNFVRAGTVVAGTLLLGGPLRRSGPAPAAAQTSAPPIVDRLAVRVVVDSYQDALVRTSRVGNVDVQRFGVVFGPGLGKHIHNEFGLSLHLESQRGSETRQALLDFGFTPAALFNNLELLKIDPAAIDALIVSHGHFDHFGGLVPFLKRDRGKMRGELPLYVGGENTFCYRWVVPPGGQPQSFGVVDRRDLAAANVRVVLADKPAVIAGHGFTTGAIARTSFEKVIPNTRVEVGTRDGAGCDPSHFTKEEREGKLVFDNHWGEHATCFNVKDRGLVVISSCGHAGLINSIRQAQMAAGVQKVHAAIGGFHLSPAPEPYIAQTIQALKELDVDHVIPMHCSGANFIRAMQRDLRDRFIMSYTGTRYIFGA